A genomic region of Aphis gossypii isolate Hap1 unplaced genomic scaffold, ASM2018417v2 Contig00750, whole genome shotgun sequence contains the following coding sequences:
- the LOC126555211 gene encoding uncharacterized protein LOC126555211 has protein sequence MEQISISENTAVDWAAFHRQVVFDCMVIRHEKIGGIGKTVEIDESKFGRRKYHRGHRVEGQWIFGGIERESGLCFLVPVERRDKGTLLSLIKDWILPDKCIISDCWKAYDCLEEEGFRHLTVNHSIQFVNPDTGAHTNNVEGMWRHTKASLSQYCRKKKYYSGYMAKFMFLKRCCYQKLDVLTEFFKYAGQLYDPHLLNDHPNYEDNYESDESSIDTDDE, from the exons ATGGAGCAAATATCTATTTCGGAAAATACTGCAGTCGATTGGGCAGCTTTTCACAGACAAGTCGTTTTTGACTGTATGGTTATACGTCATGAGAAGATTG gtGGAATAGGCAAAACAGTGGAAATAGACGAGTCGAAATTTGGTCGACGTAAATACCATCGTGGCCATCGAGTAGAAGGCCAATGGATTTTTGGAGGAATTGAGCGGGAATCTGGGCTATGTTTTCTTGTTCCTGTTGAACGTCGTGACAAGGGCACATTGTTGTCATTAATTAAAGACTGGATATTGCCGGACAAGTGTATAATTAGTGATTGTTGGAag GCTTATGATTGTTTAGAAGAGGAAGGTTTCCGACACCTGACAGTGAATCACTCTATTCAATTTGTCAATCCAGATACCGGCGCACATACCAACAATGTTGAAGGCATGTGGCGCCATACTAAAGCATCACTGTCACAGTACTgccgcaaaaaaaaatattacagtggTTACATGGCTAAATTTATGTTTCTTAAGCGTTGTTGTTACCAAAAATTGGACGTACTGACGGAATTTTTTAAGTACGCTGGTCAACTTTACGACCCGCACTTGCTGAATGACCACCCTAATTACGAGGACAATTATGAGTCTGATGAGAGTAGCATTGATACAGACGATGAATAA